The Litorilinea aerophila genome window below encodes:
- a CDS encoding carbohydrate ABC transporter permease, with the protein MRNLAWFRTLKSREIFWFYLFALPGILGFLLFRIGPMLASLYLSLTNYSVLMPTQFKGLDNYANMVRDELLWTSIWNTVYYAALAVPLEIVAALLIALLLNRKDIYGRSFLRSIFYMPSILPLVAVSILWIWILQPRFGLVNTFIGLFGIRGPNWLGNPTWAKPGLILLRLTTIGVNMVIFLAALQGVPRSLYEAAELDGATKWKQFRHVTAPMISPAIFFTSIIGFINSFQVFTQAYVMTGGGPNDATLFYVLYLYRQAFEYFKMGYASAMAWLLFLVIIALTFIQFQLSSRWVYYGGR; encoded by the coding sequence ATGAGAAACTTGGCATGGTTCCGCACACTGAAATCCAGGGAGATCTTCTGGTTCTACCTGTTTGCCCTGCCCGGCATTCTGGGTTTTCTGCTCTTCCGCATCGGCCCCATGCTCGCATCGCTCTACTTGAGCCTCACCAACTATTCGGTGCTGATGCCGACCCAATTCAAGGGGCTTGACAACTATGCGAACATGGTCCGGGACGAGCTGCTCTGGACATCCATCTGGAACACCGTCTACTACGCGGCGCTGGCCGTACCGCTGGAGATCGTGGCTGCGCTGCTCATCGCCCTGCTGCTGAACCGGAAGGACATCTACGGCCGTTCTTTCCTGCGCTCAATCTTCTACATGCCTTCCATTCTGCCCCTGGTGGCCGTCTCCATCCTCTGGATCTGGATTCTGCAGCCCCGCTTTGGGCTGGTCAACACCTTCATCGGCCTTTTCGGCATTCGGGGACCTAACTGGCTGGGCAATCCGACATGGGCCAAACCAGGGTTGATCCTGCTGCGGCTGACGACCATCGGCGTCAACATGGTGATCTTCCTGGCGGCGCTGCAGGGTGTGCCGCGAAGCCTCTACGAAGCCGCGGAGCTGGATGGGGCGACCAAGTGGAAGCAATTTCGCCACGTGACCGCCCCCATGATCTCGCCTGCCATCTTCTTCACCTCCATCATCGGCTTCATCAACTCCTTCCAGGTCTTTACCCAGGCCTACGTCATGACGGGCGGAGGCCCCAACGATGCCACCCTGTTCTACGTCCTCTACCTTTACCGCCAGGCCTTCGAATACTTCAAGATGGGCTACGCGTCGGCCATGGCCTGGCTGCTTTTCCTGGTGATCATCGCCCTCACCTTCATCCAGTTCCAACTGAGTTCAAGATGGGTCTACTATGGAGGCCGATAA
- a CDS encoding extracellular solute-binding protein, translated as MLYWSAVHQEWAEAKIEEYQAENPNVNIELVTFGSTLDMNPKMITASAGGTAPNLVFQDRFLVAGWAGRGGATPITDLLPAYDINADDFLEATWNECVWLDQIYGVPFDTDVRAVFWNPELFAEAGLDPDTPPPTHDWEAMVELAGKLTKSASDGSIEIMGFIPTQVLSNAYGNGGDYIYVWANDGDFLKDERTAWMDNPKIVETLQWEYDITNAVGGIDKAAEFSSGWPSMAGFNPFGSGYLAMMVNGGWNLADFAEYYPDLEFNVGIWRKRGQEDDYVNFSGGFCLSLPAGAQHVDETFALVSFLSSYEAQLDAAIRYQRIPALKAAVADKALLDSSPYPEKQKIINESAAYGRFRPVSPVAGQIHSYWVRPGTGRDWVMYGEKSAEQACADMNVAIQEELDAFWSSVEG; from the coding sequence TTGCTCTACTGGTCTGCAGTCCATCAAGAGTGGGCCGAAGCCAAGATCGAGGAATATCAGGCGGAAAACCCCAACGTCAACATCGAACTTGTCACCTTTGGCAGCACTCTGGACATGAATCCCAAGATGATCACGGCCAGCGCCGGCGGTACCGCCCCCAACCTGGTCTTCCAGGATCGCTTCCTGGTGGCCGGTTGGGCCGGCCGTGGGGGAGCGACGCCCATCACCGATCTGCTCCCGGCCTACGACATCAACGCGGACGATTTCCTGGAGGCCACTTGGAACGAGTGCGTCTGGCTAGATCAGATCTACGGCGTGCCCTTCGACACCGATGTACGGGCCGTCTTCTGGAATCCGGAGCTCTTCGCGGAAGCGGGCCTGGATCCCGATACACCGCCGCCCACCCACGACTGGGAGGCCATGGTCGAGCTGGCCGGCAAGTTGACCAAGAGTGCCTCCGACGGCTCCATTGAGATCATGGGCTTCATCCCAACCCAGGTGCTCAGCAACGCCTACGGCAACGGCGGCGACTACATCTATGTCTGGGCCAATGACGGTGATTTCTTGAAGGACGAACGCACCGCCTGGATGGACAACCCTAAGATCGTCGAGACGCTGCAATGGGAGTACGACATCACCAACGCTGTCGGCGGCATCGACAAAGCGGCAGAGTTCAGCTCGGGGTGGCCCAGCATGGCTGGTTTCAACCCCTTCGGTTCAGGCTACCTGGCCATGATGGTCAACGGCGGCTGGAATCTGGCGGACTTCGCCGAGTACTACCCCGACCTGGAATTCAACGTCGGCATCTGGCGCAAACGGGGCCAGGAGGATGACTACGTCAACTTCTCGGGCGGCTTCTGCCTGTCGCTCCCGGCGGGTGCGCAGCATGTCGACGAGACCTTCGCCCTGGTCAGCTTCCTCTCCAGCTACGAAGCCCAGTTGGATGCCGCCATCCGCTACCAGCGCATTCCGGCCCTCAAGGCTGCGGTGGCGGACAAGGCATTGCTGGACAGCTCGCCCTATCCAGAGAAACAAAAGATCATAAACGAATCGGCCGCCTACGGCCGCTTCCGGCCGGTCTCACCGGTGGCCGGGCAGATTCACAGCTACTGGGTGCGGCCTGGCACCGGACGTGACTGGGTCATGTACGGCGAGAAGAGCGCCGAACAGGCCTGCGCCGACATGAATGTGGCAATCCAGGAGGAGCTGGACGCCTTCTGGTCATCCGTAGAGGGATAA
- a CDS encoding carbohydrate ABC transporter permease, translated as MPYHRTLKLAARIALNMGVYAGALLFIVPFYWMVTTSVKTSAQLFVFPPALIPNPVELHHYAQALETVPLARYFANTVYLTGLNLAGTLISCTLVAFAFARYEVPGSRLWFGLLLATMMLPYHVTMIPLFVAYSKVGWTNTFRPLWIEAFFGNAFYIFLLRQFFRTIPNELFDAGKIDGCSEFDLYQRIMLPLAKPALITVTIFQFQHTWNEFLRPLIYINKQSMKPLSLGLQDFYAAYSVEWQQLMAASTLMVLPVVLLFFFLQRYFIEGIALTGLKG; from the coding sequence TTGCCGTACCACCGAACCTTGAAGCTGGCCGCGCGCATTGCGCTCAACATGGGCGTCTACGCCGGCGCCCTGCTCTTCATCGTCCCCTTCTACTGGATGGTGACCACCTCGGTCAAGACCAGTGCCCAGTTGTTTGTCTTCCCGCCGGCCTTGATCCCGAACCCTGTGGAACTGCATCACTACGCGCAGGCATTGGAGACCGTGCCCCTGGCCCGCTATTTTGCCAATACCGTCTACCTCACCGGCCTCAACCTGGCGGGAACGCTCATCTCCTGTACTCTGGTGGCCTTTGCCTTTGCCCGCTATGAGGTGCCGGGCAGCCGGCTCTGGTTCGGACTCCTCTTGGCGACCATGATGTTGCCCTACCACGTGACCATGATCCCGCTCTTCGTTGCCTACAGCAAGGTGGGCTGGACCAACACCTTCCGCCCCCTCTGGATCGAGGCCTTCTTCGGCAACGCGTTCTACATCTTTCTCCTGCGCCAGTTCTTCAGAACGATTCCCAACGAGCTCTTCGATGCGGGGAAGATCGATGGGTGCTCCGAGTTCGACCTCTACCAGCGCATCATGCTCCCGCTGGCCAAACCGGCGCTGATCACCGTCACCATCTTCCAGTTCCAGCACACGTGGAACGAGTTTCTGCGGCCCTTGATCTACATCAACAAGCAGTCCATGAAGCCCCTTTCACTGGGCTTGCAGGACTTCTACGCCGCCTATTCCGTGGAGTGGCAGCAGCTCATGGCCGCGTCCACCCTCATGGTGTTGCCGGTTGTGCTCCTCTTCTTCTTCCTACAGCGCTACTTCATCGAAGGCATCGCCTTGACCGGGCTCAAGGGTTGA